In Leptolyngbya sp. SIO1E4, one DNA window encodes the following:
- a CDS encoding Crp/Fnr family transcriptional regulator: protein MYSSSPANQARPFLTWQRISDWAQEHYRCRTFVKDERIPARPGLLYLVQRGAVRLTGNAQVSVDVASDEDATTTPLMAQDEEAFLGFVGAGQPFEIVAQSPFSLQSFAHVDQTAVIWLYWHDLDNWPHFRREVLEAFRHQHQRKLLWLSTLGQRRTMDRLIGFLTLLIEEFGESCPDGYYLPFPLTHAQIGSAIGSTRVTITRLMGKLRQRGVISSYGDGLICLPAEMTLREQA, encoded by the coding sequence ATGTATTCATCATCCCCGGCCAATCAGGCCCGTCCCTTTCTGACCTGGCAGCGTATTTCAGATTGGGCTCAAGAGCATTATCGCTGTCGCACGTTTGTCAAAGATGAACGAATCCCAGCCCGTCCTGGTCTGCTGTATCTGGTGCAGCGAGGTGCCGTCAGGTTAACGGGCAATGCCCAGGTGAGCGTGGATGTTGCGTCTGATGAAGATGCCACCACGACTCCTCTGATGGCCCAGGACGAAGAAGCGTTTCTTGGGTTTGTCGGTGCCGGACAGCCTTTTGAAATTGTAGCTCAGTCCCCATTTTCTCTCCAAAGCTTTGCCCATGTCGACCAGACTGCGGTTATTTGGCTCTATTGGCATGATTTAGACAACTGGCCCCATTTTCGCCGTGAAGTGCTAGAGGCGTTTCGTCATCAACATCAGCGCAAACTCCTGTGGTTAAGCACCCTGGGGCAGCGTCGAACGATGGATCGCTTAATCGGCTTCCTCACGCTGCTCATCGAAGAGTTTGGCGAATCTTGCCCAGATGGCTATTATCTACCGTTTCCGCTGACCCATGCTCAAATTGGCAGCGCGATCGGGTCAACACGAGTCACCATCACACGACTCATGGGGAAATTACGCCAGCGAGGTGTGATTAGCTCCTATGGAGATGGGCTGATTTGCTTGCCAGCAGAAATGACGTTGCGTGAGCAGGCTTGA